The Phoenix dactylifera cultivar Barhee BC4 chromosome 12, palm_55x_up_171113_PBpolish2nd_filt_p, whole genome shotgun sequence genome has a window encoding:
- the LOC103708871 gene encoding protein NUCLEAR FUSION DEFECTIVE 4-like has product MSSSSSAPWLSLVGTIWLQTINGANSDFPVYSSQLKDLKSISQVQLNFLAFASDAGKLFGWCSGVAAIFLPLWLVSVIGATFGLIGYGMQFLFLENTHLSYWHLFMLTALAGNGICWINTCCYLICIQNFPSDSHVAVGLSTSYLGLSAKVYTVVADAVFHAQPSHNAKAYLLLNAIVPILVSLLVSPFLRESQTKNKTRSSCGFMVMLAITLATGICAVFGSIRSESREHKLSLGILLTAPLVVPLAVKYKEVIGEIWWNKRERKVHDITVDEDKTGGRVIDCELKEGGAVDGKVEGSMEVGGLQLLRKVDFWLYFFSYMFSASLGLVFLNNLGQIAESRRFSKTSILVSLSSSFGFFGRLVPSFLDYYSTKSGYMVSRPAFMATLMAPMAGAFFLLLNPSRHFLYLSTAIIGGCTGAITSIAVSATSELFGNKHFGVNHNIVVTNIPIGSFVFGYCAALLYQKGAEGSHSCTGAECFEKTFIIWGSTCSLATLLCTVLYARTRKFC; this is encoded by the exons atgtcttcctcttcctctgctCCATGGCTGAGCTTGGTTGGGACCATCTGGCTCCAAACTATTAATGGAGCAAACTCAGACTTCCCAGTCTATTCATCCCAGCTTAAAGATCTTAAATCCATCTCTCAAGTCCAGCTCAATTTCCTTGCTTTCGCCTCTGATGCTGGAAAGCTCTTTGGCTGGTGTTCTGGTGTTGCGGCCATTTTTCTCCCCCTCTGGCTGGTCTCAGTGATTGGTGCAACTTTTGGGCTGATAGGCTATGGCATGCAGTTTCTCTTCCTAGAGAATACCCATCTATCCTACTGGCATCTCTTTATGCTCACTGCCCTGGCTGGAAATGGCATATGTTGGATCAACACTTGCTGCTATCTCATCTGTATCCAAAATTTTCCTTCTGATAGCCATGTTGCAGTTGGGCTATCCACAAGCTATCTTGGTTTGAGTGCCAAGGTCTACACGGTTGTGGCCGATGCAGTCTTCCATGCACAGCCCAGTCATAATGCCAAGGCATATCTCCTACTCAATGCCATTGTACCTATATTAGTTAGTCTTTTAGTTTCACCATTTCTACGTGAGTCACAGACCAAAAACAAAACAAGATCAAGTTGCGGGTTCATGGTGATGTTGGCCATAACACTCGCAACTGGAATTTGTGCAGTTTTTGGCAGCAtcaggtctgaatcaagagagcATAAGTTAAGCCTAGGAATTCTTTTGACTGCCCCTTTGGTGGTCCCTTTGGCCGTGAAGTATAAAGAAGTCATAGGAGAGATATGGTGgaacaagagggagaggaaggttcATGATATTACTGTGGATGAGGATAAAACTGGAGGGAGAGTCATTGATTGTGAGTTGAAGGAAGGAGGGGCTGTAGATGGGAAAGTAGAAGGGTCAATGGAAGTTGGCGGCCTTCAACTATTAAGAAAGGTGGACTTTTGGTTGTATTTCTTCAGCTACATGTTTAGTGCTTCATTGGGTTTGGTCTTCTTGAACAACCTGGGACAAATAGCGGAGTCTCGTCGGTTCTCAAAGACTTCTATTCTcgtctccctctcttcttctttcggtTTCTTTGGTCGTCTCGTGCCATCTTTCTTGGACTACTATTCAACAAA AAGTGGGTACATGGTGTCAAGGCCAGCATTCATGGCCACACTGATGGCTCCAATGGCAGGAGCCTTCTTCCTACTTCTAAATCCAAGCAGACATTTCTTGTACCTCAGCACTGCGATTATTGGGGGATGCACTGGGGCAATAACCTCTATTGCAGTCTCAGCAACTTCTGAGCTATTTGGCAACAAGCATTTTGGCGTGAACCACAACATTGTTGTCACAAATATACCGATAGGGTCTTTTGTCTTTGGTTACTGTGCTGCCCTTCTTTACCAGAAAGGAGCTGAAGGAAGCCATAGCTGCACTGGGGCTGAATGCTTCGAGAAAACCTTCATCATATGGGGTTCTACTTGTTCCTTGGCCACTCTTCTTTGTACAGTCCTCTATGCCCGAACTCGAAAGTTTTGCTGA